A region of the Lachancea thermotolerans CBS 6340 chromosome E complete sequence genome:
GTTCATGGCAAGAGTTGGCAATTTCCCTGATCGTGTTGCAAACATTTACTTCAACTACGCAGTAGTTGCTAAagctctttggaagatTCAACCATACCTTGCACACTTAGACTTCTGCAATGCGTATCATGAAGACGTAAAGTCAATGATCGAGAGCGTGGTGTCCAATTTGGATTCTAAAATCTTCAATGAAAATCTGTTATTCCAAGACCAGATaagctcaagtttgaagGACGATTTTAGAACTCGCTTCAAGAACGTTACTACCATAATGGACTGTGTACACTGCGACAGGTGTAGATTGTGGGGAAAGGTGCAGACCACTGGCTACGCTACCGGCCTAAAGATACTTTTCGAAATTGATTCCGAGGATGAAGCTGCCAGACAAAATGTTGTGGACAAACTAACAAAGTATGAACTCATCGCACTATTCAACACGTTTGATAGGCTTTCTAAAAGTATCGAATCCATtaacaattttgaaaaaatgtACAATGAAAAGGTCCAGAGCACTGGGGGCAGAATATTGtcacttttcaagagcaacaatttcttcaaaattcttgGCAACGCTGGGAAGTCActaagctcatcgctcaTAAGCAATTCTTCCGAAGAGCCTAATACACAGGATGTGACCGCAACCAGCAGTATTACGAAGACAGAAACTCCTGAAGCTAAGTTtcaagacttgaagcttccgACGAAGAAGGTCACCAAGAAAGCGAGCAAGAACACTCTCGGGGGGGCCTGGCATACTGAAATTAATAATGTCAAAGAAGCGTTTATtttccttggaaaaagTTACTTGAACTTGCCAAGAACGCTTGCGAGGATGGCTTTGTTCAAACTCAGTAGAGCATGGAACAATTTCGTGGGAGTTCCAAACTATGtcaatgaagttgaaaataaTTCAAATACTTACCAGCTCAATATAAATTAGTGGAGAACTTCACAAATAATCTGTTTTACGTTTTGGCCCTTTTCTGTTTTTAACTTATAAACAAAAGAATGCATAACTTATCTAAGTACTTGTAATTTAGGTGGGGATATCCCCATCCAAGCACAATTCCATTTCGACGCGATTCGCGAATACTAATCGCCAGCGTtccccttcttcttttttttgcgaGCGGGCTCTTTCTGCTTCCTGCTTTTCTCATTATCCTGAGGCAAATTGCCCTGTGTATCCTCTGCTTCATCATTTGCATCATCGTCGTGAAAGCGAGCTTCTCCATTCCTCCCTCTTTTTAGCGACTTCCCCTCGGAGCTGTTGAATAACTTTTTAGATTCTGTGATGATCTTATTTAGCTTAATAAGCTCGTTAGCTCTTCCTAACTTGACCGCGTCATTCCGTAGaacaaacttgaaatcCTCGACTTTTATTTTGTTTCTATGAACGGTTTGTGCAGTCTTGTACGCGGACATACATATGTCAACTAGATATGCAGACACCAGCTCATCAACACATTGAACAGACTCTGGAAGAGGCTGCGGTGCATCCCCATAAGCGTACATCAATGCTGCCACATCTTTGCTAAACAGATGTGCCTTTTTAAGTCTTCTCGACATGTTATGTTTTGATGGATTCCTTCAGGTAATTCGTTGCAGTGCTAgaaatttttgattatAATTTAAGTACAGCCTCATCGCCAGAACTGAAGCAAAGATCAAGACTCTGATGAAGCGACAGAGCTCTGCAGGCGGGAAAGCAAAGGAGGTTCGCAGGGTCAAAACCTTCACAGGGTGCTGGACATGTCGTTCTAGGAAAGTTAAGTGTGACTTAGGCAAACCAACCTGCCAGCGTTGTGATAAATCAGGGCTTGAGTGCGGCGGGTACGACATAAAGCTGCGATGGTCACAACCAATCAGATTCGATAACTTCGGCCAAGTTGATCCAAACACTTCAAGCTCGGCATGTGCAGATGAACCACAATCACAGAGGCGTAATGTTGGATTCGTGACTTACAAAGATGAATATGAGTTCTACGAAGACATGGACGACGAGCTATCAGAACTTCACTCTCCTTCATTAGACAAAATAGCCGACAATAAGACTTGGATTATAAAGAAGTTTGGTGTCTTTCGCGGCACGGACAAAGTCAAAACCAAACACGTTCCACGGCGCAAGAAACGACGGAAGCAAGACCAGCAATCGCGTTCTCCCAAAATTCGGTCGGAGGTTTCAGGAGTCACAAGTTCTAATATGGGAGATGATACAGAGCTGCACTCCGCACAAAACATTGCAAATTTATTTGATTTCGACCTCTCAATGAATTTCAACGGAAATGAATGGATTGCTAATGAACTCCGAGACGATGCCTTGCTGTCTGCATCGGCAATACAGGGAATTCCCATGGATAGCCTTTTCGATCGGCCCAAGAATTTTAGCACTTCCTTGCCAGCTACCAGCGAATCATCAAATACCTCAGCACCACGTTCAGAAGGTCCTTCAGTTCAAGAAAGTCAGGACAAACAGCGACATAATAGCCAGCAGACCGGTTCTGTTAATGGAGCTGATTTCTCTCAAATTTATAAGCTGTTATTTCATAGGGGTCCCGATCTTCTTCGCACACATAGGTCCAATTCAGTTCCCACAGATCATCAGAGCACTCCACGTACAATCGTGCCTCTCCAAAACATAATATTAGTCGATTCCTCCGGCCCCGAAGGTCACATGCCTAAGGAAGTACTAGAGGTTGTTGAATCTGAGGTTCCAGAACCTAGGATATTCAACGTCCCCAATAATAGTAATCCTTTACTCACACTTCCCACTACAGGTCTCAAAGTTCATGGGTTGACTAGATTCCTGCTTAATTACTATTTGCAGAACGTAGTCGACCTTATGACAGTTGTGGCTCTACCAACTAATCCTTGGCGGACTATCTATTTCCCACGCGCATCTCGGGCTTTAGGTGATCTTGCTGGCGTCGGGTACACATCTAATTCTCGAAACTCACTCTTAAATGCAATTTTAGCAGTTTCATGCTTCAACCTACAAAGTAAATTTCCTAGGAACTCCCCCGAAATGAGATACTACGTTCAACTTGGGATTGAACTCAGGGGCCAAGCCTCTgattttctgaaaatttGTCTCGAATCCACTGCTAAACAAGAGCGATACAAGGACATCTTAACGGCAATCCTGTCTATGAATTCCATAGATGTTGTCTGGGGCACTATGGCAGATTGTCAATACCACCTGATGCTCTGCGAAAACTTGGTGGAAGAGAGAATGAAAACGAGGCCCAAGATATCCGGCAAAGCCAGATCTCTTCATAGGATTTTTTCATTCCTGAAATTAATACAGGACAGCACGGCCCTGGATAAAGTGCAGGAAAAGGAAATTGTTCTCGGAAAGAGCCAGTCCGAAAACTTGGAAGAGGAGCTTAACAGAGgtgatcaagaagaaatggGCGAGTTTAAAGAATCATTAGACGAAGTCAACGGGAAAATTCGCATTGAATTTGTGAAGCACGGGGGAGGAAGCGGTAGCACACCAATTTTCACGAACATTGCAAGCCAAACCTACTACTACCCATCaagcacagcagcaaaCAACGACTTTTTAAGTACAGATGCGCTTTACGGCCTACCGAACTCTATCATCCTACTCTTTTCTGACTGTGTAAGACTCGCCAGACATCGAGAGTACTATAGGATGCGCAAGCTCGATATCCCTTCATCTTACTATGTGCTTTGTACTACATTCGAGAAGAAACTCATGGGTTGGAAATCTGAATGGAATTTTTTTAAACCGGATACCAGAGATTTCTTGAACGATACCGTTGAGGGGGTTTATCACCATACCATTAGCTTTTACGAGGGCTTGATTATTTACCATCATACGATGGTTCGAGGCCAAGGGCACAAGGGGGTTCAAAACAACGTGGGGAAAGTCTTGGATCACCTTGATAAACTCGCAGCTCTGATACACGACAAAGGTGTCAAGATTGTCCCACTTATTTGGCAAGGATTTATAGCGGGTTGTGCAGCCATTGACACCGGCTTGCAGTTGAAATTTAAGGAGTGGGCTGCGAAACTAGCAAATTCGGGAATGGGTTCCTATTGGGGTGCGAGGCAAATCATGTTTGAAGTATGGAGAAGGCGTATGAATGGGGAACATTGTGACAACTGGTTCGACGTTTACAGAGACTGGGAAATGAATTTGATGCTTTCCTAAGCAAGGAAGCCCGTGTATAGAAGTAAGTTAATTACGGAAATAGAACCTACAATATAAAGGATAAGCAACCCAGTTATTAGTAGCTCGTGAACTCAACACGAAACG
Encoded here:
- the ARG81 gene encoding Arg81p (similar to uniprot|P05085 Saccharomyces cerevisiae YML099C ARG81 Zinc-finger transcription factor of the Zn(2)-Cys(6) binuclear cluster domain type involved in the regulation of arginine-responsive genes acts with Arg80p and Arg82p); translation: MKRQSSAGGKAKEVRRVKTFTGCWTCRSRKVKCDLGKPTCQRCDKSGLECGGYDIKLRWSQPIRFDNFGQVDPNTSSSACADEPQSQRRNVGFVTYKDEYEFYEDMDDELSELHSPSLDKIADNKTWIIKKFGVFRGTDKVKTKHVPRRKKRRKQDQQSRSPKIRSEVSGVTSSNMGDDTELHSAQNIANLFDFDLSMNFNGNEWIANELRDDALLSASAIQGIPMDSLFDRPKNFSTSLPATSESSNTSAPRSEGPSVQESQDKQRHNSQQTGSVNGADFSQIYKLLFHRGPDLLRTHRSNSVPTDHQSTPRTIVPLQNIILVDSSGPEGHMPKEVLEVVESEVPEPRIFNVPNNSNPLLTLPTTGLKVHGLTRFLLNYYLQNVVDLMTVVALPTNPWRTIYFPRASRALGDLAGVGYTSNSRNSLLNAILAVSCFNLQSKFPRNSPEMRYYVQLGIELRGQASDFLKICLESTAKQERYKDILTAILSMNSIDVVWGTMADCQYHLMLCENLVEERMKTRPKISGKARSLHRIFSFLKLIQDSTALDKVQEKEIVLGKSQSENLEEELNRGDQEEMGEFKESLDEVNGKIRIEFVKHGGGSGSTPIFTNIASQTYYYPSSTAANNDFLSTDALYGLPNSIILLFSDCVRLARHREYYRMRKLDIPSSYYVLCTTFEKKLMGWKSEWNFFKPDTRDFLNDTVEGVYHHTISFYEGLIIYHHTMVRGQGHKGVQNNVGKVLDHLDKLAALIHDKGVKIVPLIWQGFIAGCAAIDTGLQLKFKEWAAKLANSGMGSYWGARQIMFEVWRRRMNGEHCDNWFDVYRDWEMNLMLS
- the TAF13 gene encoding Taf13p (similar to uniprot|P11747 Saccharomyces cerevisiae YML098W); the encoded protein is MSRRLKKAHLFSKDVAALMYAYGDAPQPLPESVQCVDELVSAYLVDICMSAYKTAQTVHRNKIKVEDFKFVLRNDAVKLGRANELIKLNKIITESKKLFNSSEGKSLKRGRNGEARFHDDDANDEAEDTQGNLPQDNEKSRKQKEPARKKKKKGNAGD
- the ERO1 gene encoding ER oxidoreductin (similar to uniprot|Q03103 Saccharomyces cerevisiae YML130C ERO1 Glycoprotein required for oxidative protein folding in the endoplasmic reticulum); this translates as MRFISLVGTALISGKVSAESSIEQTAVHDSTNFCKINKDEVIGSTCDVTFKEINEINAKIRPDLLSLVHSDFFKYFKLNLYKQCPFWNDNNGYCVNRACAVDVIEDWEKLPEYWQPEVLGGLADESVEVDGSKDDECAFLDQLCDKARNGIVDQPDFNYCDVGDFHNNESVLVDLTANPERFTGYGGDQSSQIWSSIYRENCFSSDHEDQCLAKDAFYRLVSGLHASIGTHLSNDYLNTETAKWGPNLDLFMARVGNFPDRVANIYFNYAVVAKALWKIQPYLAHLDFCNAYHEDVKSMIESVVSNLDSKIFNENLLFQDQISSSLKDDFRTRFKNVTTIMDCVHCDRCRLWGKVQTTGYATGLKILFEIDSEDEAARQNVVDKLTKYELIALFNTFDRLSKSIESINNFEKMYNEKVQSTGGRILSLFKSNNFFKILGNAGKSLSSSLISNSSEEPNTQDVTATSSITKTETPEAKFQDLKLPTKKVTKKASKNTLGGAWHTEINNVKEAFIFLGKSYLNLPRTLARMALFKLSRAWNNFVGVPNYVNEVENNSNTYQLNIN